One window of the Desulfuromonas acetexigens genome contains the following:
- a CDS encoding DUF6933 domain-containing protein — protein sequence MLLHCSKKIAERLPEPVAESLEETAVLGSWHAHLFQLKRRQCLLFCHDETRYMLFLPGVNKSHFKELGRLHRDLFLLSLAALEVPESRVMRVGLALGPPRFDRATDRSVLGSLNVAATDLSIYLEAVDNPLELDPVTVALMLNRRPVTARGAWLWPEKGMLEKVARL from the coding sequence ATGCTGCTGCATTGCTCGAAAAAAATCGCCGAACGGCTGCCGGAACCTGTCGCCGAGTCCTTGGAGGAAACCGCCGTGCTGGGCAGCTGGCACGCCCACCTCTTCCAGCTCAAACGCCGCCAGTGCCTGCTCTTCTGTCACGACGAAACCCGCTACATGCTCTTTCTGCCGGGGGTGAACAAGAGTCATTTCAAGGAGCTGGGACGCCTGCACCGGGATCTCTTCCTGCTCAGCCTGGCCGCGCTGGAGGTGCCGGAGAGTCGGGTCATGCGCGTCGGGCTGGCCCTCGGTCCGCCTCGTTTCGACCGCGCCACCGACCGCTCGGTCCTTGGCTCGCTGAATGTCGCCGCCACCGACCTGAGCATCTATCTGGAGGCTGTCGACAATCCGCTGGAACTTGATCCGGTGACGGTGGCGCTCATGCTCAACCGACGCCCGGTGACGGCGCGCGGCGCCTGGCTTTGGCCGGAAAAGGGGATGCTGGAGAAGGTGGCGCGGCTGTAG
- a CDS encoding carbon starvation CstA family protein: MNSLVYMLLAAAGYLLAYRLYGRFLGRRIFELSNRNRMPAHRFRDDVDYIPSKRHIVLGHHFTTIAGLGPIVGPAIGIIWGWLPATLWVIFGSIFLGAVHDFSAMVMSARHRGRTLGDLTGDLLNPTTRHAFQLIIQFLLWIVVAIFAMIMGILFTMYPQSVLPIWLQIPIAVWLGRRLYRGENDTFQSLVALVLMYLSIGLGLYFPITVPPIAGSPIVTWTLILLAYAFIASTLPVHVLLQPRDYINSNQLLIAMALLTLGLCVAHPPLTAPALNPAAFAPGTDIPPLFPLLFITIACGAISGFHSLAASGTVVKQIDKEEDMLAIGYGGMLIEGLLAALALAAIAGGMGMGLVKGEVLYTGAEAFRVHYASWASAQGMAAMIEAFVVGAANLLGALGIPPELGKSLIAVFIVSFAGTTLDSATRIQRLSLQEIFRNREGVVMRPLHNNYAATLVVVVMAAALCFAQPGAKGALVLWPMFGALNQLLAALGLTVATVYLAKKGKNILITFLPMLFMLVMTTWAMAINLRDFYARGNMLLFSLSVVILLLTLWLLIGAACSLRGGQRTHLNEDLAPEPGE, encoded by the coding sequence GTGAACAGCCTGGTCTACATGCTCCTCGCCGCCGCCGGTTATCTGCTCGCCTATCGCCTCTACGGCCGCTTTCTCGGCCGGCGGATTTTCGAGCTGTCGAACCGTAACCGCATGCCCGCCCACCGCTTCCGCGACGATGTCGATTATATCCCCTCGAAGCGGCATATCGTCCTCGGCCACCACTTCACCACCATCGCCGGCCTCGGCCCCATTGTCGGCCCGGCCATCGGCATTATCTGGGGCTGGCTCCCCGCGACCCTCTGGGTCATTTTCGGCTCGATCTTTCTCGGCGCGGTTCACGACTTTTCCGCCATGGTCATGAGCGCCCGCCATCGCGGCCGCACCCTCGGGGATTTGACCGGCGACCTGCTCAACCCGACGACCCGCCACGCCTTTCAACTCATCATCCAGTTTCTGCTCTGGATCGTGGTCGCCATCTTCGCCATGATCATGGGCATCCTCTTCACCATGTATCCCCAGTCGGTGCTGCCGATCTGGCTGCAGATCCCCATCGCCGTCTGGCTGGGACGGCGGCTCTACCGCGGCGAAAACGACACCTTCCAATCCCTGGTCGCCCTCGTTCTCATGTATCTGAGCATCGGCCTCGGCCTCTACTTCCCGATCACCGTTCCCCCCATCGCCGGCTCACCCATCGTCACCTGGACCCTGATCCTGCTGGCCTATGCCTTCATCGCCTCGACCCTGCCGGTCCATGTGCTGCTGCAACCCCGCGACTACATCAACTCGAACCAGTTGCTCATCGCCATGGCCCTGCTCACCCTGGGGCTCTGCGTCGCCCACCCGCCGCTCACCGCCCCGGCCCTCAATCCGGCAGCCTTCGCCCCGGGCACGGACATCCCGCCCCTCTTCCCGCTCCTTTTCATCACCATCGCCTGCGGCGCCATTTCCGGTTTTCACTCCCTGGCCGCCTCGGGCACCGTGGTGAAACAGATCGACAAAGAGGAGGATATGCTCGCCATCGGCTACGGCGGCATGCTCATCGAAGGGCTGCTCGCGGCCCTGGCGCTGGCGGCCATCGCCGGCGGCATGGGCATGGGGCTGGTCAAGGGGGAGGTACTCTACACCGGCGCCGAGGCCTTCCGCGTCCATTACGCCAGCTGGGCCTCGGCCCAGGGGATGGCGGCGATGATCGAGGCCTTCGTGGTCGGCGCCGCCAACCTGCTCGGTGCCCTCGGCATTCCCCCGGAGTTGGGGAAATCCCTCATCGCCGTCTTCATCGTCTCCTTCGCCGGCACCACCCTCGACTCGGCGACTCGCATCCAGCGGTTGTCGTTGCAGGAAATCTTCCGCAACCGCGAGGGTGTGGTCATGCGTCCCCTGCACAATAATTACGCGGCGACCCTGGTGGTGGTCGTCATGGCCGCGGCGCTCTGCTTCGCCCAGCCCGGGGCCAAGGGCGCCCTGGTGCTCTGGCCGATGTTCGGCGCCCTCAACCAGCTGCTGGCCGCCCTCGGGCTGACCGTCGCCACCGTCTACCTGGCGAAGAAGGGCAAGAACATTCTCATCACCTTTTTGCCGATGCTCTTCATGCTGGTCATGACCACCTGGGCCATGGCCATCAACCTGAGGGATTTTTACGCCCGGGGGAACATGTTGCTCTTCTCCCTTTCGGTCGTCATCCTGCTCCTCACCCTCTGGCTGCTCATCGGCGCCGCCTGCTCCCTGCGCGGGGGACAACGCACCCACCTCAACGAAGACCTGGCGCCGGAACCGGGGGAGTAG
- a CDS encoding type II toxin-antitoxin system RelE family toxin has protein sequence MSWTVLLTRKAEKQVAKLPQSIRTALLTLIREIEVAGPVRGNWSNYGKLGSGLHHCHLKKGRPTYVAVWEETEHSARLVEVIYAGTHEKAPY, from the coding sequence ATGAGCTGGACAGTTTTATTGACCCGCAAGGCCGAAAAGCAGGTGGCCAAGTTGCCCCAAAGCATACGAACGGCCCTGCTGACCCTGATACGGGAAATCGAGGTGGCCGGGCCGGTTCGCGGCAACTGGTCCAACTACGGCAAACTGGGGAGCGGGCTGCACCACTGCCACCTGAAAAAAGGCCGTCCGACCTATGTCGCCGTTTGGGAAGAAACGGAACATTCCGCCCGGCTCGTGGAGGTGATCTATGCAGGTACACACGAAAAAGCGCCCTACTGA
- a CDS encoding methyltransferase has translation MPTGSWNPAELLKLSGSYWNTCTLHAGVKLDVFSPLATEQLSAAELAARRGFSARGLAMLLDALTALELLTKEGERYTATDFAREFLDRAAPSYLGHMIMHHHHLVASWARLDEAVRSGAPVRRSVSHEAEEQERESFLLGMFNLAMFVAPRVAEQVDLSGRKRLLDLGGGPGTYAIHFCQKNPELQGVIFDLATTRPFAEKTLARFGMSERIHFAAGDFEHDAIPGTFDVAWLSHVLHGEGPDDCAHLLAKATAALEPGGMLLVQEFVLDGNRAAPLFPALFSLNMLLVTRDGQAYSEPEIRQLMEEAGLARIERLLVDLPNGAGILAGYKD, from the coding sequence ATGCCCACTGGATCCTGGAACCCCGCCGAACTGTTGAAACTTTCGGGCAGCTACTGGAATACCTGCACCCTGCACGCCGGAGTGAAGCTCGATGTCTTTTCACCCCTTGCCACCGAGCAACTTTCCGCCGCCGAGCTTGCCGCCCGGCGCGGTTTTTCGGCGCGTGGCCTGGCGATGCTCTTGGACGCCTTAACGGCGCTGGAACTGTTGACCAAGGAGGGCGAGCGTTACACCGCGACCGATTTCGCCCGCGAGTTTCTCGACCGGGCCGCACCGAGCTATCTCGGACACATGATCATGCACCATCATCACCTGGTGGCGAGTTGGGCGCGGCTCGACGAGGCGGTGCGCAGCGGCGCGCCGGTGCGGCGCAGCGTCTCCCACGAGGCCGAGGAGCAGGAGCGGGAAAGCTTCCTGCTCGGCATGTTCAACCTGGCCATGTTCGTCGCGCCGCGCGTGGCCGAGCAGGTCGATCTTTCCGGCCGCAAACGGCTGCTCGATCTGGGTGGTGGGCCGGGCACCTACGCCATCCATTTCTGCCAAAAAAATCCCGAGTTGCAGGGGGTGATCTTCGATCTCGCCACCACCCGCCCCTTCGCCGAAAAGACCCTGGCGCGCTTCGGCATGAGCGAGCGCATCCACTTTGCGGCAGGGGATTTCGAGCACGACGCCATCCCCGGCACTTTTGATGTGGCCTGGCTCTCGCATGTGCTGCACGGTGAGGGGCCGGACGATTGCGCCCATTTGCTGGCGAAGGCGACGGCGGCCCTGGAACCGGGGGGAATGCTGCTGGTGCAGGAATTCGTCCTCGACGGCAACCGCGCCGCGCCCCTTTTTCCGGCCCTCTTTTCGCTCAACATGCTGCTGGTCACCCGCGACGGTCAGGCTTACAGCGAGCCGGAAATCCGGCAGCTGATGGAAGAGGCCGGGCTGGCGCGGATCGAGCGTCTGCTGGTGGATTTGCCCAATGGCGCGGGCATCCTCGCCGGCTATAAGGATTGA
- a CDS encoding GSU3473 family protein, producing MLIPVIYPDGRHDLVKPFILDRLIDREEIRSFKRSSGWVALGIDPVRTRRGDNGYQGAERRSADR from the coding sequence ATGCTGATTCCCGTAATCTATCCCGACGGCCGCCACGATCTGGTCAAACCTTTCATCCTTGACCGCCTCATTGACCGGGAAGAGATCCGCTCCTTCAAGCGCTCCAGCGGCTGGGTTGCCCTGGGCATCGACCCGGTGCGCACCCGACGCGGCGACAACGGCTATCAGGGCGCGGAACGCCGATCCGCCGACCGCTGA
- a CDS encoding type II toxin-antitoxin system Phd/YefM family antitoxin, with protein MGVKFSEDIVPLADIKVNPGKIVRRTQESHRPLLLTSRGRGVAVMQSLEDFEASEEEKTFLRAVVEGLSDLDNQRQVDLATAKQRLGLK; from the coding sequence ATGGGCGTCAAGTTTTCGGAAGACATCGTCCCCCTGGCGGACATCAAGGTGAATCCCGGCAAAATCGTCCGGCGGACCCAGGAAAGTCATCGCCCTCTGCTCTTGACCAGTCGCGGGCGCGGCGTGGCGGTCATGCAGTCCCTGGAGGATTTCGAGGCGTCGGAGGAAGAAAAGACATTCCTGCGGGCGGTCGTCGAGGGGCTGAGCGACCTGGACAACCAGCGCCAAGTTGATTTGGCTACCGCCAAGCAGCGACTGGGGCTAAAATAG
- a CDS encoding HigA family addiction module antitoxin, producing the protein MMHNPPHPGEVIRELCLEPLGITVTAAAKALGVSRKALSELLNGKTGISPEMALRLSIAFDTTPESWLSQQMHYDLWQAEKKLKDLRVEKLTLAA; encoded by the coding sequence ATGATGCACAACCCGCCTCATCCCGGCGAAGTGATTCGGGAGCTCTGTCTGGAACCCCTGGGGATCACCGTTACCGCCGCAGCCAAGGCGTTGGGGGTTTCGCGCAAGGCGCTCTCGGAACTGCTGAATGGCAAAACCGGCATCAGCCCGGAAATGGCTTTGCGTCTATCCATCGCCTTCGATACGACGCCGGAAAGTTGGTTGTCCCAGCAGATGCACTATGACCTGTGGCAGGCAGAGAAAAAACTTAAAGATCTGCGTGTCGAAAAACTGACCCTGGCGGCCTAA
- a CDS encoding helix-turn-helix domain-containing protein, whose translation MQVHTKKRPTEAVRFTGPADKVQELRRFAAAIGLKEVGDAVPWRAAFPEAETNLPGSVLKGARIKEGLTQVELKERTGISQHHISEMETGKRPIGKESARRLAEALNVDYRIFL comes from the coding sequence ATGCAGGTACACACGAAAAAGCGCCCTACTGAGGCGGTACGCTTCACCGGCCCCGCCGACAAGGTTCAGGAACTTCGGCGCTTTGCCGCGGCCATCGGCCTGAAAGAAGTCGGCGATGCCGTACCCTGGCGGGCGGCGTTTCCCGAAGCGGAAACGAATTTGCCGGGATCGGTCCTGAAAGGGGCGCGCATCAAGGAAGGTTTGACTCAGGTTGAATTGAAGGAGAGGACCGGCATTTCCCAGCACCACATCAGCGAAATGGAAACCGGCAAGCGCCCCATCGGCAAGGAGTCGGCGCGGCGGTTGGCCGAAGCGCTGAATGTCGATTACCGGATTTTTCTCTGA
- a CDS encoding PIN domain-containing protein, with translation MTGFETINVFIDTSIFIKMNFFYGHPAFVALRESVNQGRIRILLTDVTIEEVKANIREETTAAIQAIKKSRNQAKIFKNLGDTYSPVFKDPNFESITEEIIKQFEAFSAEVGAVVVPVDRAITKEVFTLYFNSALPFREGKKKSEFPDAFVLSALNDWADEEGQQLYVVSNDKDMKGIEDSFKNLIAKGSLEQCLNDVTFYFEKLAPLAEELLHKNEREILERIKEDFGLLGFVLDDQDGEVYDVTVDSVGELSVSLLALTPPSEGQTGKAHVEITTTVDYAADVEYDNLDTASYDSEDKVLIPWEKVSKTVEDSEIVQVDLTFTFEIEDPHDFEIDEFRIQTPTDVYVSADEDDGWPHK, from the coding sequence ATGACCGGATTTGAGACAATAAACGTTTTTATCGACACTTCAATTTTCATCAAAATGAATTTTTTCTATGGTCATCCAGCATTTGTCGCTCTAAGAGAGTCGGTGAATCAAGGCAGAATCCGTATTTTATTGACGGACGTGACTATAGAAGAAGTAAAAGCAAATATCAGAGAAGAAACAACAGCTGCTATACAGGCGATAAAGAAATCGCGTAATCAAGCGAAAATTTTTAAAAATTTAGGAGATACTTATTCGCCTGTATTTAAAGACCCCAATTTTGAATCAATCACCGAGGAAATTATAAAACAATTTGAAGCATTCTCAGCTGAAGTTGGGGCCGTCGTTGTGCCAGTCGACAGAGCAATTACAAAGGAAGTATTCACCCTTTATTTTAATTCCGCATTGCCATTTAGAGAAGGGAAAAAGAAATCAGAATTTCCTGATGCTTTTGTTCTTTCTGCATTAAATGATTGGGCCGACGAAGAGGGGCAACAATTATATGTTGTCAGTAATGATAAGGATATGAAGGGTATTGAAGACAGCTTCAAGAACCTTATAGCGAAAGGATCATTAGAGCAGTGCTTAAATGACGTTACTTTTTATTTTGAAAAACTAGCACCATTGGCCGAAGAGCTATTGCATAAAAACGAAAGAGAAATACTGGAACGAATCAAGGAAGACTTTGGGCTACTAGGATTTGTTTTAGATGATCAAGATGGCGAAGTTTATGACGTAACTGTAGATAGTGTCGGTGAGCTATCAGTTTCTTTACTTGCACTGACTCCACCTTCTGAAGGCCAAACAGGAAAGGCGCATGTTGAAATAACTACTACTGTAGATTATGCGGCAGACGTTGAATATGACAATCTAGACACTGCATCTTATGACAGTGAAGACAAGGTGTTAATCCCATGGGAAAAGGTATCTAAAACTGTGGAAGATTCAGAAATAGTGCAGGTAGACTTGACTTTTACCTTTGAAATTGAAGATCCGCATGATTTTGAAATTGATGAGTTCAGGATACAAACGCCTACTGACGTCTATGTTTCTGCTGACGAAGATGATGGATGGCCTCACAAGTAG
- a CDS encoding type II toxin-antitoxin system RelE/ParE family toxin: MPRPLTVTLAESAVTDLEGLRDYYREQQVPEVGERFVREIIALIEKLPAHPERGRVVPEFGQPWLRELIHPPFRIVYRRDAERLSIVRVWRSERLLRLP; the protein is encoded by the coding sequence ATGCCCCGGCCACTTACCGTCACCTTGGCCGAATCGGCGGTCACGGACCTGGAAGGGCTCCGCGACTATTATCGGGAACAGCAGGTGCCGGAAGTCGGGGAACGCTTTGTGCGCGAAATCATCGCCTTGATCGAAAAGTTGCCAGCCCATCCCGAGCGCGGCAGGGTCGTCCCGGAATTCGGTCAGCCCTGGTTGCGGGAACTGATTCATCCCCCTTTTCGGATTGTCTACCGCCGCGACGCCGAACGCCTGAGCATCGTCCGGGTTTGGCGCAGCGAACGATTGCTGCGCCTGCCGTAG